A part of Biomphalaria glabrata chromosome 3, xgBioGlab47.1, whole genome shotgun sequence genomic DNA contains:
- the LOC106057000 gene encoding pecanex-like protein 1 isoform X5: MGSHILDILRQGIWASLTGGWFYDPQQQVFCNTFHLYLWVFLLAFPLIVYSTLEASILVWSLYSVAIGVLFGIIKVINYRLHHLFDTGEAEEELPAEDGDRSASVEKEEEGKSGGDSKENEYIEMASLGNLLAGGDHGRPLSTVSSQLEMGKDYSNEPLPSPVVASLAQGGNTSLQSKAPLAKLDGDDITMGGSSRISNKLDNSSSGNDDEDSADQDENIPHTITTQADIEPMPICSSASAEVQSIEPSKAQNSNDLGQGYILGTLEMAKLVAAMDEQGSPHATLKRNESLESSKPPDSLPQSNSGTSLGVENHLKQSKWKASTQHPSCSGEAKRSGTPKLRMRKERKAVRRSKSTAEWCPPAKSATKVKLSSQSLNMHEHSNRRVPVQQMSTSSNSDWSDVSIGEVELPDLSSTYEGHNELILSLSHHRKLNLSTGESSGSTLVAQGHHDRPDSPHPNSIHSVPYRSRSRTSSSSSPLHQDCVPYIYNIWPHKNEDADSDSLTSGGADMCSHSTESSSSANIEPHLTSIKPAKDLDLTTPSSPSAEDLAFMRSQGAIPKKIRSKSARQTNPLKESTSPGSTDLSDPEEIRRRLIEILWDPQQHSEELKQLQQFVKMQRSQSESNTTKEKLDDSLARSSKEDEGRSALKLESQEEERKPALTPTEFSALLPASSQLNRPTNRQARRRRRRHSSQQKKHSESPPMAALNQMVGEDGHLATSHDDTTDGAVHWFQDEQGNWMSYSFGENSSGVALNIADLNMNTNASSSVERRRHPHEADKWSLSSIASNSTVIVEESPQIESPSIHLRPDMRSMTSFQINNDAHTLQTLQSILRRNHASNSSTDSDTTHTKTRSSRSAPKPKHYYKFWLWPTKQFLKIHFDRLALLAALDRNISVIENVISILMAVGVGALGAMMISSDFYHDFFLLLFCFIMASCQYSLLKSVQPDAASPMHGYNRLIVFSRPFYFCVCCSIVLLLQYGIHIVHNKPIYLYGIPFTISSALTFLQNFFKIFILFFPVLFTLGLLPQVSTFLMYMLEQIDMHIFGGNATTSLFTSFYCVCRSCMALLILYGFSYASLKGIGGSEYQCDSNIEEAAQNVPFSILCGLIVSTAYHLSRSASDPGVLWMLLNGVLTHKKDEIKIQKETEVSGETTELVDPLPAKLKTCLIQRLQSDVLVCIAVTILTFAVHVSTAFTSPALQPDLSDALYLLAASVGFLVHYIIPQTRKEMPWLCCSHPLLRSKEWMYYEVKEPPKVIWIEQLYLGLRFFERNIIYTVVCLCATTTSAPIIICKFGNYAGPVIILICSLKMLRFAFSDTPRQYLIIAFTYFFFKYDFRWSSETFLIDYFFISIFFCKFCDFMLKLSFIITYIAPWQITWGSAFHAFAQPFSVPHSAMLFLQATVSALFSTPLNPFLGSAIFFTSYVRPVKFWERDYNTKRVDHTNTRLASQLERNPGADDNNLNSIFYEHLTRSLQHSLCGDLLLGRWGNYTQGDCFIMASDYLNALVHIIEVGNGLVTFQLRGLEFRGTYCQQREVEAITEGVDDNERFCCFEPGHLPHFLSLNAAFNQRWLAWEVVVSKYILEGYSISDNSAATMLQVFELRKALITYYIKSIIYYTVRSPRLEEWVDNQSIRQALHAMEDDNYVDLDPTFNLHVDEDYDFRQQGISRTSFCHIYLTWIQHCANRRHKEIDNTKPSMLVTLCYALSLLGRRALSAASHNSTRPHQKYMMNVDFFLFGLHALFKGDFRIQSQRDEWVFADMDMMRRVVAPAVRMSLKLHQDHFTSPDEYDDSQVLYDAITEHESNMVISHEADPAWRNAVLSNVPSLLALRHVFDEGSDEYKIIMLNKRYLSFRVVKVNRECVRGLWAGQQQELIFLRNRNPERGSIQNAKQALRNMINSSCDQPIGYPIYVSPLTTSYSTTHDQLANVPVIGGEFKFSAVRCFFTSLWNRLHSSSHYEYTAN, from the exons ATGGGATCTCATATACTGGATATTCTTCGCCAAGGGATATGGGCATCTCTAACTGGAGGCTGGTTCTACGATCCTCAACAGCAGGTTTTTTGCAACACTTTTCATCTCTACCTATGGGTGTTCCTTCTTGCTTTTCCTCTTATTGTATATTCA ACATTAGAGGCTTCTATATTGGTATGGAGCCTTTACAGTGTGGCAATTGGAGTTTTGTTTGGCATCATCAAGGTGATAAACTACAGGCTGCACCACTTATTTGATACTGGCGAGGCAGAAGAGGAGTTGCCTGCTGAGGATGGTGATAGGTCTGCCTCTgtggaaaaagaagaagaaggaaaGAG TGGCGGGGACAGCAAAGAGAATGAGTACATTGAAATGGCTAGCTTGGGTAACTTATTGGCTGGCGGAGATCATGGTCGACCTCTGAGTACTGTTTCCTCTCAATTAGAAATGGGTAAAGATTACTCAAATGAGCCTTTGCCATCCCCTGTTGTTGCCAGCCTAGCTCAAGGAGGTAATACTTCACTACAGT CTAAAGCTCCATTGGCCAAGTTGGATGGTGATGACATCACAATGGGAGGATCAAGCAGAATCTCAAATAAGTTAGACAATTCTAGCAGTGGGAATG ATGATGAAGATTCTGCTGACCAAGATGAAAACATTCCTCACACCATAACAACTCAGGCTGACATAGAACCCATGCCCATTTGTTCTAGTGCTTCAGCAGAGGTCCAGTCAATTGAACCATCTAAAGCACAGAACTCAAATGACCTTGGACAGGGGTATATTCTTGGAACTCTTGAAATGGCCAAGCTGGTAGCAGCCATGGATGAACAAGGTAGTCCCCATGCTACCTTGAAAAGAAATGAGTCCCTGGAAAGTTCTAAGCCACCAGATAGTTTACCTCAGTCAAATTCAGGGACATCTCTCGGGGTTGAAAATCATTTGAAACAAAGCAAGTGGAAAGCGTCTACGCAGCATCCAAGTTGCAGTGGGGAAGCTAAAAGGTCAGGGACACCTAAATTGAGGATGAGAAAAGAACGTAAAGCTGTAAGGCGAAGCAAGAGCACAGCTGAGTGGTGCCCTCCTGCCAAATCAGCAACTAAAGTAAAACTGTCCTCGCAATCTTTAAACATGCATGAACATTCTAATCGCAGGGTACCTGTCCAACAGATGTCTACATCCAGTAATAGTGACTG GTCAGATGTTAGTATTGGAGAGGTGGAGCTCCCTGACCTGTCCTCGACATATGAAGGTCATAATGAGCTGATCCTTTCACTTAGCCATCACCGTAAACTGAACTTGAGCACAGGGGAATCATCTGGCTCCACCCTAGTGGCCCAGGGACATCATGACAGGCCAGATAGCCCTCATCCTAACTCCATCCATTCTGTTCCCTACAGGTCCCGTAGCAGAACCTCTTCATCCTCATCTCCCTTACATCAGGACTGTGTTCCCTACATATATAACATCTGGCCACACAAAAACGAGGATGCTGACAGTGACTCATTAACATCAGGAG ggGCAGATATGTGCTCACACAGTACAGAGTCCAGTAGTTCAGCCAACATAGAACCCCATCTTACAAGCATAAAGCCAGCCAAAGATTTGGACTTGACCACACCCAGCAGCCCCTCTGCAGAAGATTTGGCTTTCATGCGAAGTCAAGGAGCTATTCCAAAAAAAATCAGGTCCAAATCTGCTCGCCAGACCAATCCACTGAAAG AATCAACAAGTCCCGGCTCAACTGACTTGTCTGATCCTGAGGAAATAAGACGTCGACTCATTGAAATACTTTGGGACCCACAACAACATAGTGAGGAACTTAAGCAGCTGCAACAGTTTGTTAAAATGCAAA GAAGCCAGTCTGAGAGTAACACCACAAAAGAGAAACTTGATGATTCTCTAG cCCGATCCAGTAAAGAAGATGAAGGGAGATCAgcattaaaattagaaagtcaagaagaagaaagaaaacctGCATTAACTCCCACTGAATTCAGTGCGCTGTTACCGGCCAGCTCCCAACTCAATCGTCCTACAAACAGACAGGCCAg gAGAAGACGCAGGCGCCACTCCAGTCAGCAAAAGAAACACTCAGAGTCTCCTCCAATGGCAGCATTGAATCAGATGGTTGGCGAGGATGGTCACTTGGCTACATCCCATGATGACACAACAGATGGTGCAGTCCACTGGTTTCAGGATGAACAgg gcAATTGGATGTCATATTCTTTTGGAGAGAACAGCTCTGGTGTTGCACTAAACATAGCTGACTTAAATATGAATACTAATGCCAGCAGCTCTGTTGAGAGGCGACGTCACCCTCATGAGGCAGACAA GTGGTCACTTTCCTCTATAGCATCTAACTCTACGGTTATTGTTGAGGAATCCCCTCAAATAGAGAGCCCCAGTATCCACCTTCGACCTGACATGCGGTCCATGACCAGTTTTCAAATCAACAATGATGCTCACACTCTACAGACATTACAGTCTATACTGCGCAGAAATCACGCCTCAAACTCATCCACAGACAGTGACACGACTCACACTAAGACCCGGTCCAGTCGCAGTGCTCCTAAACCTAAGCATTATTACAAATTCTGGCTATGGCCCACAAAACAGtttctaaaaatacattttgatcgtCTTGCACTTTTAGCAGCATTAGATAG GAATATATCTGTGATAGAAAATGTGATCTCCATACTTATGGCTGTTGGTGTTGGTGCACTGGGCGCCATGATGATCTCCTCAGATTTCTACCATGACTTCTTCCTTCTCCTCTTCTGTTTCATCATGGCCAGCTGTCAGTATAGCTTGCTAAAG AGTGTGCAGCCTGATGCCGCATCACCAATGCAT GGCTACAATCGACTGATTGTCTTTAGCCGTCCTTTCTATTTCTGTGTGTGTTGTTCCATAGTTCTTCTTCTACAGTATGGCATTCATATAGTCCACAACAAACCCATCTATCTGTATGGCATTCCATTCACAATCTCTTCAGCTCTGACATTCCTTCAGAACTTTTTCAAAA TATTTATCCTATTTTTTCCTGTGTTATTTACTCTGGGACTTTTGCCTCAAGTCTCAACATTTCTAATGTACATGTTAGAACAAATAGACATGCATATATTTGGTGGCAATG ccactACCAGCTTATTCACTTCCTTTTACTGTGTATGCCGTAGTTGCATGGCCCTTCTTATTTTATATGGATTCTCATATGCCTCACTAAAG GGCATAGGTGGCTCAGAGTACCAGTGTGACAGTAATATTGAGGAAGCAGCTCAGAATGTGCCTTTTTCCATTCTCTGTGGTCTCATTGTGTCCACAGCTTACCACCTAAGTAGATCTGCTAGTGATCCGGGTGTCTTATG GATGCTTTTGAATGGAGTTTTAACACATAAAAAAGATGAgatcaaaatacaaaaagaaacagAAGTAAGTGGGGAAACTACAGAACTTGTTGATCCTTTGCCTGCCAAGCTCAAGACTTGTTTG atTCAGCGGTTACAGTCTGATGTGTTGGTCTGCATTGCAGTGACTATCTTGACATTTGCTGTTCATGTCAGCACTGCATTCACAAGTCCAGCACTTCAG cctGACCTCAGTGATGCATTGTACCTGTTAGCAGCCAGTGTTGGTTTCCTTGTCCATTACATTATTCCTCAAACCAGAAAAGAGATGCCCTGGCTTTGTTGTTCCCATCCTTTGTTACGTAGTAAGGAATGGATGTATTATGAAGTGAAAG AACCACCAAAAGTTATTTGGATAGAACAGCTCTACCTAGGCCTGAGGTTTTTTGAAAGGAATATTATATATACTGTTGTCTGTTTATGTGCAACCACTACATCTGCTCCAATAATCATTTGCAAGTTTGGAAACTA TGCTGGACCAGTTATCATCCTAATCTGCAGTCTCAAAATGCTGCGGTTTGCCTTCTCTGATACTCCTAGACAATACCTGATCATTGCCTTTACATATTTCTTCTTCAAATATGACTTTAGGTGGTCTTCAGAGACGTTCctcattgattatttttttatttccatttttttctgtAAG TTTTGTGATTTCATGTTGAAACTGAGTTTTATCATCACTTACATTGCTCCATGGCAGATCACCTGGGGCTCAGCTTTCCATGCCTTTGCTCAGCCTTTCAGTGTACCTC ATAGTGCAATGTTATTCCTGCAAGCCACTGTGTCTGCTTTATTCTCTACCCCCTTAAATCCATTTCTAGGAAGTGCCATATTTTTTACATCCTATGTTAGACCAGTCAAGTTTTGGGAAAGAGATTACAA CACCAAACGTGTTGATCACACCAACACAAGATTGGCATCTCAGTTAGAAAGAAATCCAG GAGCAGATGACAATAACTTGAATTCCATATTTTATGAGCATTTGACTAGATCACTGCAGCACAGTCTATGTGGGGATCTGCTGCTTGGTCGCTGGGGGAACTACACTCAGGGAGATTGTTTTATCATGGCTTCTGACTACTTGAATGCATTGGTGCACATTATTGAAGTGGGCAATGGACTTGTCACTTTTCAGCTTAGaggtttagagtttagag GTACATATTGCCAGCAGAGGGAAGTTGAAGCTATAACAGAAGGAGTAGATGACAATGAAA GGTTTTGTTGCTTTGAGCCTGGCCACCTTCCCCACTTTCTGTCTTTGAATGCAGCCTTCAACCAGAGGTGGCTGGCTTGGGAAGTTGTGGTCTCCAAGTACATCCTGGAAGGCTACAGTATATCAGACAACAGCGCAGCCACTATGTTGCAAGTATTTGAACTCAGGAAAGCTCTTATCACCTATTACATTAAG AGCATTATTTACTATACCGTCCGATCACCAAGGCTGGAGGAATGGGTGGACAATCAATCCATTAGACAGGCTCTTCATGCCATGGAGGATGACAACTATGTAGACTTGGACCCCACCTTCAATCTGCATGTGGATGAAGACTATGACTTCCGGCAACAGGGGATCTCTCGCACTAGTTTTTGTCACATCTACTTGACTTGGATACAACACTGTGCCAACCGTAGACACAAG gaaattGATAATACCAAACCCTCCATGCTAGTCACTTTGTGTTACGCTCTTAGCCTGCTGGGTCGTCGTGCTCTCAGTGCTGCATCCCATAATTCCACAAG ACCGCATCAAAAATATATGATGAA CgtagatttctttttgtttggccTGCATGCACTATTTAAAGGAGACTTCAGAATTCAGTCTCAGAGAGATGAGTGGGTATTTGCAGACATGGACATGATGAGACGGGTGGTAGCCCCTGCTGTTCGCATGTCTCTTAAGCTTCATCAG GATCATTTCACTTCTCCCGATGAGTACGATGACAGCCAGGTACTGTATGATGCTATCACTGAACACGAGTCCAACATGGTCATCTCACATGAAGCTGATCCTGCCTGGAGGAATGCTGTCTTGTCAAATGTCCCATCACTCTTGGCTTTAAG ACATGTCTTTGATGAAGGCTCAGATGAATACAAGATTATTATGTTAAATAAAAGATACTTGAGTTTCAGAGTAGTTAAG GTCAATCGTGAATGTGTCAGAGGCTTGTGGGCAGGGCAACAGCAGGAGCTAATATTCTTAAGAAACCGTAATCCAGAAAGAGGCAGCATTCAAAATGCCAAGCAGGCCCTTCGCAACATGATTAATTCTTCCTGTGACCAGCCTATCGGCTACCCAATTTATGTGTCCCCACTGACCACATCCTATTCAACCACACATGACCAGCTGGCTAATGTCCCAGTGATAGGGGGAGAGTTTAAGTTCAGTGCTGTGCGCTGTTTTTTTACATCCCTTTGGAACAG